One window from the genome of Myxococcales bacterium encodes:
- the gyrB gene encoding DNA topoisomerase (ATP-hydrolyzing) subunit B, whose amino-acid sequence MAEITDTPTGDGTVAAGEYTADSIGVLKGLEGVRKRPGMYIGDTDDGTGLHHLVYEVVDNAVDEHLAGHCGVINVVIHYDNSVTVEDDGRGIPVDMHPIENRPAAEVVMTVLHAGAKFGGSGYKVSGGLHGVGVSAVNALSSLLKLEIRRGGKVYYQEYSCGVPTTELKSTGVTDRRGTKVTFSPDVTIFKNIIEFSYDQIAQKLRELAYLNSGLVINIRDERNDRADTFHAVGGIRDYVADLNSNKTTLSEVIAFSGESEGIAVDVALQWNDTYSEIVTCFTNTIKNRDGGTHLTGFRQALTRTVNNYATEYKLIKDAKQSLSGEDLREGLTGVISIKVSDPKYSNQAKDKLVSSEVTPAVNAAVSEKLSEYLERHPKDAKAIVEKAMLAARARDAAKRARELVQRKGALELSSLPGKLADCQERDPAKCELFLVEGESAGGSAKQGRDRHFQAILPLKGKILNVEKVRFDRMLTSQEITTLITALGTSVGSEKDVEKLRYHKIIIMTDADVDGSHIRTLLLTFFFRHYGELFDRGNIYIAQPPLYKIKKGKVEMYIKNEQALEDYLLQSVCSDTVLTSTKPGVNAVIAGPALVEFARRQLQIDKVRAMLGKRGEGRILSAFVDANLTLADLNDLPRLQEVTAAVRARLKVESPELGAFEFTFRADPEHGAHMARVAAGSGSVRKESVISVDFVRSGEFKELRRLIDQNQTAAPGPYSLTYEKGEARIVNTPEEVGTVIDELGRKGLQIQRYKGLGEMNAEQLWETTMDPSKRNLLKVKVEELEEADRVFTKLMGDLVEPRRLFIEENALNVRNLDI is encoded by the coding sequence ATGGCCGAAATCACAGATACACCTACCGGCGACGGCACCGTTGCCGCGGGCGAATATACGGCAGATAGCATCGGCGTCCTAAAGGGCCTCGAGGGCGTGCGCAAGCGTCCGGGCATGTACATCGGCGACACCGATGACGGCACCGGCCTGCACCACCTAGTCTACGAAGTCGTCGACAACGCGGTCGACGAACACTTGGCCGGTCACTGTGGCGTTATCAACGTCGTTATCCATTACGACAACTCGGTTACCGTCGAAGACGACGGCCGCGGCATCCCGGTCGACATGCACCCGATCGAAAATCGTCCCGCCGCAGAGGTCGTGATGACCGTGCTGCACGCAGGCGCCAAGTTTGGCGGCTCGGGTTACAAGGTCTCCGGCGGTCTGCACGGCGTCGGTGTTTCCGCCGTCAATGCGCTCTCCAGCCTGCTCAAGCTCGAAATTCGTCGCGGCGGCAAGGTGTACTATCAAGAGTATTCCTGCGGCGTGCCGACCACCGAGCTCAAGTCGACTGGCGTCACTGATCGCCGCGGCACCAAGGTGACGTTTTCACCTGACGTCACCATCTTTAAGAACATCATCGAGTTCTCCTACGACCAGATCGCGCAGAAGTTGCGCGAACTCGCCTATCTCAACAGCGGCCTGGTCATCAACATCCGTGACGAACGCAACGACCGCGCCGATACGTTTCACGCCGTTGGCGGCATTCGCGATTACGTCGCGGATTTGAACTCAAACAAGACCACCTTGTCCGAGGTCATCGCCTTTTCCGGCGAGAGCGAAGGCATCGCCGTCGACGTCGCGCTGCAGTGGAATGACACGTACAGCGAAATCGTCACCTGCTTTACCAACACCATCAAAAATCGCGATGGCGGGACGCATCTCACCGGTTTTCGCCAGGCGCTGACCCGCACGGTGAATAACTACGCTACCGAGTACAAGCTGATCAAAGATGCCAAGCAATCGCTCTCGGGCGAAGATTTGCGCGAGGGCCTTACCGGCGTCATTTCGATCAAGGTCAGCGACCCAAAGTACTCCAACCAAGCCAAGGACAAGCTGGTCTCGTCTGAAGTTACGCCGGCGGTCAACGCCGCGGTTAGCGAGAAGCTTTCGGAATACCTCGAGCGTCATCCCAAGGATGCCAAGGCCATCGTCGAAAAGGCAATGCTCGCCGCGCGGGCACGCGACGCGGCCAAACGCGCTCGCGAACTCGTTCAGCGCAAAGGCGCGCTCGAGCTCAGCTCCCTGCCGGGCAAGCTTGCAGACTGTCAGGAGCGCGATCCGGCCAAGTGTGAGCTCTTCCTCGTCGAAGGCGAGTCCGCCGGTGGCTCCGCCAAGCAAGGGCGGGATCGCCATTTTCAGGCCATCCTGCCGCTCAAGGGCAAGATCTTAAACGTTGAGAAGGTGCGGTTTGACCGCATGCTGACCTCGCAAGAAATCACCACGCTCATCACCGCGCTCGGCACGAGCGTTGGTTCAGAAAAAGATGTGGAGAAGCTGCGCTACCACAAGATCATCATCATGACGGATGCCGATGTCGACGGCTCGCACATCCGCACGCTCTTGCTGACGTTCTTTTTTCGCCACTACGGCGAGTTGTTCGATCGCGGCAACATCTACATCGCGCAGCCACCGCTCTATAAAATCAAAAAGGGCAAAGTGGAGATGTATATCAAGAACGAGCAGGCGCTCGAAGACTACCTGCTGCAATCAGTGTGCAGCGACACCGTGCTCACAAGCACCAAACCTGGTGTTAATGCAGTTATCGCGGGGCCCGCGCTCGTCGAGTTTGCGCGCCGCCAACTGCAAATCGATAAGGTTCGCGCCATGCTCGGCAAGCGGGGCGAGGGCCGCATCTTGAGCGCCTTTGTCGACGCGAATCTCACGCTGGCCGATCTAAACGATCTGCCACGGCTGCAAGAGGTAACGGCAGCGGTGCGCGCGCGCCTCAAGGTCGAGTCGCCGGAGCTTGGCGCGTTTGAATTTACCTTTCGCGCGGATCCCGAACACGGCGCCCACATGGCCCGCGTTGCGGCGGGTTCAGGCTCGGTGCGCAAAGAGTCGGTTATCAGCGTCGATTTTGTACGCAGCGGCGAGTTCAAAGAGTTGCGCCGCTTGATCGATCAAAATCAAACCGCGGCGCCAGGGCCGTATTCGCTTACCTATGAAAAAGGTGAGGCACGCATCGTCAACACGCCCGAAGAGGTGGGCACCGTGATTGATGAGCTTGGCCGCAAGGGCCTGCAGATCCAACGCTACAAAGGTCTGGGCGAAATGAATGCCGAGCAATTGTGGGAGACCACGATGGATCCGAGCAAGCGCAATTTATTGAAGGTAAAGGTCGAAGAACTCGAAGAGGCCGATCGGGTATTCACCAAGCTCATGGGCGATCTGGTCGAGCCGCGACGTCTCTTCATTGAAGAGAACGCGCTCAACGTGCGCAATCTCGACATCTAA
- a CDS encoding KH domain-containing protein, with protein sequence MDPIEKASEFLMGVLERMGIKADIDIHETEDNVTLEVHCANPEMVIGRHGKTIEALQHLITKSVYRDRSQEKGKPIYVDTNGHRAKHVERLESIAARTAEKVKASGAPVPMSPMPAYDRRIVHMYIANMGLGTQSEGEGDDRHIVVLPS encoded by the coding sequence ATGGATCCAATTGAAAAAGCTAGCGAATTCCTCATGGGCGTGCTCGAACGAATGGGCATCAAGGCCGACATCGACATTCACGAGACCGAAGATAACGTGACGCTCGAGGTGCATTGCGCCAATCCCGAGATGGTCATCGGCCGCCACGGCAAGACCATCGAGGCGCTGCAACACCTCATCACCAAGTCGGTCTATCGCGATCGCAGCCAAGAAAAAGGCAAGCCGATCTACGTCGACACCAATGGCCATCGCGCCAAGCATGTCGAACGCCTCGAATCGATCGCCGCGCGCACGGCGGAAAAGGTGAAGGCCTCCGGCGCACCGGTACCGATGTCGCCGATGCCCGCGTACGACCGCCGCATCGTCCACATGTACATCGCGAACATGGGCCTTGGCACGCAGAGCGAAGGCGAAGGCGACGATCGCCACATTGTCGTTCTGCCGTCATGA
- the yidD gene encoding membrane protein insertion efficiency factor YidD, giving the protein MKRVLLWLISLYQRFLSPLKQVPTCKYLPTCSEYAKDAITNRGTLHGSWLAIWRILRCNPFSRGGVDPVPQKRHHRH; this is encoded by the coding sequence ATGAAACGGGTCTTGCTTTGGCTCATCTCCCTCTACCAGCGGTTTTTATCACCGCTCAAGCAAGTGCCAACCTGTAAGTACTTGCCAACCTGCTCAGAATACGCGAAAGACGCCATAACCAATCGAGGCACGCTGCATGGCAGTTGGCTAGCCATCTGGCGGATCCTCCGCTGCAATCCATTCTCACGCGGCGGGGTCGACCCCGTGCCGCAAAAACGCCACCACCGTCACTAG
- the rpmH gene encoding 50S ribosomal protein L34: MPKRTYQPHNKSRKRTHGYRARKKTRAGREVLRRRRSKGRKRLSVTTAKK, translated from the coding sequence ATGCCAAAGCGCACATACCAACCGCACAATAAAAGCCGCAAACGCACGCACGGATATCGCGCTCGCAAAAAGACCCGCGCAGGCCGCGAAGTTTTGCGTCGACGCCGATCCAAAGGCCGTAAGCGCTTGTCCGTAACCACCGCCAAAAAATAG
- a CDS encoding DNA replication/repair protein RecF, translated as MNIARLEAHNFRNLQPLSFTPGPRFTVISGQNGQGKTNLLEAIYVVAALRSFRTTKLADCIAHGQPAAKLAAQVHTGGLDRHYEVTLDEEGRHAKLDGKAARPLSKYFGGFNAVMFAPEDLLLPRASPSDRRDVLNRSVFHATPAYLGVMASYDKTLRSRNAVLRDRARGSTTHEAATRLLEVYDVQLAEFGAQLTQARFDHVRRLAARYPHNFAAIMRIDEASLVTLIDQFGPVADEPLEARRQRLIELLTQRRPQDLVRGTTTAGPHRQDLHFQFGGRDAATTASQGQLRAMALAWKVAELDDLRDRFGAPPVLLLDDVSSELDAARNAYLFEYLDGKVGQCFITTTDAKLIRLQGERYDVSTSHGRFQIYDANT; from the coding sequence GTGAATATCGCGCGCCTCGAGGCCCATAACTTTCGAAACCTGCAGCCGCTCAGCTTTACCCCGGGACCGCGCTTTACGGTTATCTCGGGGCAAAACGGGCAGGGCAAAACGAATCTGCTCGAGGCGATCTACGTCGTCGCGGCGCTGCGGTCGTTTCGTACCACCAAACTCGCCGATTGCATTGCGCACGGCCAACCGGCGGCGAAGTTAGCCGCACAGGTACACACGGGCGGCCTCGATCGACACTACGAGGTGACGCTCGACGAGGAGGGACGCCACGCCAAGCTCGATGGCAAAGCAGCGAGGCCGCTAAGTAAATATTTTGGTGGTTTTAACGCCGTGATGTTTGCGCCCGAAGATTTACTCTTGCCGCGGGCGTCACCTAGTGATCGACGCGATGTTCTCAACCGCTCGGTGTTTCACGCAACGCCGGCCTACCTCGGGGTTATGGCCAGCTATGACAAGACCTTGCGATCGCGAAATGCCGTGCTCCGCGACCGCGCACGTGGCTCGACAACCCATGAAGCCGCGACGCGGTTGCTCGAGGTCTACGACGTGCAGCTTGCAGAATTTGGCGCGCAACTTACGCAGGCGCGCTTTGATCACGTGCGCCGCCTAGCCGCGCGTTATCCACACAACTTTGCTGCCATCATGCGCATTGATGAGGCCAGCCTGGTGACGCTAATTGACCAGTTTGGACCGGTCGCTGATGAGCCGCTCGAAGCGAGGAGGCAGCGGTTGATCGAGCTGCTGACGCAACGGCGGCCGCAAGACCTGGTGCGAGGCACCACCACCGCTGGACCGCATCGTCAAGATCTCCATTTTCAATTTGGCGGCCGCGACGCAGCTACCACGGCCTCGCAGGGGCAGTTGCGCGCCATGGCGCTGGCATGGAAGGTCGCCGAGCTTGACGACTTGCGCGACCGGTTTGGGGCGCCGCCCGTGCTGCTGCTGGACGACGTTTCTAGCGAGCTCGACGCCGCGCGCAACGCGTACCTGTTCGAGTATCTCGACGGCAAAGTAGGCCAATGTTTTATAACCACAACGGATGCAAAATTGATTCGCTTGCAGGGCGAGCGCTACGACGTCTCCACGAGCCACGGGCGCTTTCAAATATATGATGCAAATACTTAA
- the rnpA gene encoding ribonuclease P protein component, with protein sequence MPAAERHTFPARHRIAKRREFLAIGHHGRRHDTRLLRAFVSQAADINAGARLGITVTKRVGNAVMRNRIKRHVREAFRTNTWPSGVDIVLIATAAAATATGAELARCVQTLAGRLAGQARPTGKQP encoded by the coding sequence ATGCCGGCGGCTGAGCGACATACCTTTCCGGCCAGACATCGAATCGCCAAGCGAAGAGAATTTCTCGCCATCGGTCACCACGGTCGACGTCACGACACTCGGCTCTTGCGCGCGTTTGTCTCGCAAGCCGCCGATATCAACGCGGGCGCGCGGCTCGGCATCACCGTCACCAAGCGGGTCGGCAACGCCGTCATGCGCAATCGCATCAAGCGCCATGTGCGGGAAGCCTTTCGCACCAATACCTGGCCCTCGGGCGTCGACATAGTCTTGATCGCGACTGCTGCAGCCGCCACGGCGACCGGCGCCGAGCTGGCGCGCTGCGTCCAAACCCTGGCTGGCCGGCTTGCAGGGCAGGCGAGGCCCACCGGCAAGCAACCATGA
- the mnmE gene encoding tRNA uridine-5-carboxymethylaminomethyl(34) synthesis GTPase MnmE — protein sequence MTTGGGHAAPDTIVAIASAVGPGAVGILRLSGPGAMAAAAALVRRPAATLPDRVATLATAYDRNGAVLDQLVVLPMRGPRSFTGEDVVELQAHGGTLNLTRLLAACVDSGLRIADPGEFTRRAVEAGKLDLTRAEGLLAVIEATSERALRVAQAQLAGSLGEAVAGLERESTGVLAEIEANLDFPDEQLPTASATALRTQLQATIAACDKLLAGFAEGKALRSGITVALTGPVNAGKSSLFNALLGRTRSIVSPTAGTTRDYVEATALWQGVEVTLVDTAGLRAGADEIEQQGIDLAQAQIRNADLQLIVRDAGASLETTELAARQLLVFTKCDTVARPPTEAPAIATSSTTGMGLESLKTAILARVGLAGSSGESDPLVTTERQRQHLAGARRYLDASLTALRAEADLSICAIELRAARGEFAKLTGRDTTETLLDEIFSRFCIGK from the coding sequence ATGACCACGGGCGGTGGGCACGCCGCCCCCGATACCATTGTTGCCATCGCTAGCGCGGTCGGCCCTGGCGCCGTCGGCATCTTGCGACTAAGCGGGCCTGGGGCGATGGCCGCCGCCGCCGCGCTTGTGCGCAGGCCAGCTGCAACCTTGCCCGACCGGGTCGCCACCCTCGCTACCGCCTACGATCGCAACGGCGCCGTGCTCGATCAACTCGTCGTCTTGCCCATGCGTGGGCCGCGCTCATTTACCGGCGAAGACGTCGTCGAGCTGCAGGCCCATGGCGGGACGCTGAACTTGACACGGCTCCTCGCCGCATGTGTCGACAGCGGGCTTAGAATAGCCGATCCTGGCGAGTTTACGCGCCGCGCGGTGGAAGCTGGCAAGCTCGACCTTACGCGCGCTGAGGGTCTCTTAGCGGTCATCGAGGCGACCAGCGAACGCGCCCTGCGCGTCGCGCAGGCCCAACTCGCCGGCTCGCTCGGGGAAGCAGTTGCAGGCCTAGAACGTGAAAGCACCGGCGTCCTAGCCGAAATCGAGGCCAACCTGGATTTTCCCGACGAGCAACTGCCAACCGCCTCAGCGACCGCCCTGCGTACGCAACTGCAGGCAACCATCGCTGCGTGCGACAAGCTGCTCGCGGGCTTTGCCGAGGGCAAGGCGCTGCGCTCGGGCATCACGGTCGCGCTGACCGGTCCTGTCAACGCCGGCAAGTCGTCGCTATTTAACGCCTTGCTCGGTCGCACGCGTTCGATCGTCTCGCCGACCGCCGGCACCACGCGCGACTATGTCGAGGCGACGGCGCTATGGCAGGGCGTCGAGGTTACGCTCGTCGATACCGCGGGACTACGCGCGGGCGCGGACGAAATCGAACAACAAGGCATCGACCTCGCCCAGGCTCAAATCCGCAATGCCGATCTACAGCTCATCGTTCGCGATGCGGGCGCGTCGCTCGAAACCACCGAGCTTGCCGCGCGCCAACTCCTGGTATTCACCAAATGCGATACCGTGGCAAGGCCGCCAACAGAGGCTCCTGCCATCGCCACGTCGTCAACCACCGGGATGGGCCTAGAAAGCCTCAAAACCGCGATCCTTGCGCGCGTGGGCCTTGCCGGCTCCAGCGGCGAATCGGACCCGCTTGTGACCACTGAGCGCCAGCGGCAGCATCTTGCGGGCGCGCGCCGTTATCTCGATGCGAGCCTAACTGCGTTGCGCGCGGAAGCGGACCTCTCCATCTGCGCTATTGAATTGCGGGCGGCGAGAGGCGAATTCGCCAAATTGACCGGCCGCGACACCACCGAGACGCTGCTCGACGAAATATTTAGCCGCTTTTGCATCGGCAAATAG
- a CDS encoding YidC/Oxa1 family insertase periplasmic-domain containing protein: protein MEDQGKRLLLAAALAILVMFVWGKLFPPPQPTKPADTATTTATTETKPIVAERLFGTLPDDSKPAAIARSGRTHAARFDKISAEFSDVDAAITQWNLLDPQFVRSEQKGRLVEPSHPALTLNFIRSTAAIPAGATWQTTENSDRGVTYTYRDADMVVTKRFTVDAHTFSVRLAVELENIGTRTLQQRMAISVPGAQDPKGKTQAGMGGEQARDWRAACSRDEKVHNSEVIKCSAYRTTDAGNMVVDIEYPPFTLKPGDPPIKRELVAYIGPKFYDRLEAVDAVAGFNTHARDAVDFGWLSAIARPMLWILQKSYGFLGSWGFSIIFLTFLVKLATLYWTNKSMRSMKAMSALKPKLEDLQKKYADDKQRLNTEMMALYKTHGVNPVAGCLPMLLQMPIWFALYRMLSTAGELYHAKFFWLSDLTAADPLYILPVVLTGTMFIQSRLTPVAGDAMQQKMLMYGMPLLFGVMSFFFPSGLSVYILTNTLLTIGHTMYMNRNNPAAISAPAGGGGGALATVSGVIDSDDEGSTDVLAAAPSNGDLRKQGAGKSPSKQQPRNKRKTN from the coding sequence ATGGAAGACCAAGGCAAACGACTACTCCTAGCGGCGGCGCTGGCAATTTTGGTGATGTTCGTGTGGGGCAAGCTATTTCCGCCGCCTCAGCCGACCAAACCAGCCGACACCGCGACGACGACGGCCACGACCGAAACCAAACCTATTGTGGCAGAGCGCCTGTTTGGGACCCTTCCCGACGATAGCAAGCCGGCCGCCATAGCGCGATCCGGCCGCACCCACGCCGCAAGGTTCGACAAGATTTCCGCTGAATTCTCCGACGTCGACGCCGCCATCACGCAATGGAATCTGCTCGATCCACAATTTGTCCGCAGCGAACAAAAAGGCCGCCTCGTAGAGCCTTCGCACCCCGCGCTAACCCTAAATTTTATTCGCAGCACCGCGGCCATACCTGCAGGCGCGACCTGGCAAACCACCGAAAACTCAGATCGCGGCGTCACCTATACGTACCGCGACGCGGACATGGTCGTCACCAAGCGCTTCACCGTCGACGCGCATACGTTCTCGGTGCGCCTCGCCGTTGAGCTCGAAAACATCGGCACGCGCACGCTGCAACAGCGCATGGCGATCAGCGTGCCAGGCGCGCAAGATCCAAAAGGCAAGACCCAGGCCGGCATGGGTGGCGAACAGGCGCGTGACTGGCGCGCCGCCTGTTCACGCGACGAAAAAGTCCACAACAGCGAGGTCATCAAGTGCAGCGCGTATCGCACCACCGACGCCGGCAACATGGTGGTCGACATCGAGTACCCACCCTTTACGCTCAAGCCCGGCGATCCACCCATCAAACGCGAGCTGGTCGCCTATATCGGACCCAAGTTCTACGACCGCCTTGAGGCCGTGGACGCCGTCGCGGGGTTTAACACCCACGCTCGCGACGCGGTCGACTTTGGCTGGCTCAGCGCCATCGCGCGCCCGATGCTGTGGATCTTGCAAAAGAGCTACGGCTTCCTCGGCAGCTGGGGCTTTTCCATCATCTTTCTGACGTTCCTCGTCAAGCTGGCGACGCTGTACTGGACCAACAAGTCCATGCGCTCGATGAAGGCCATGAGCGCGCTCAAGCCCAAGCTCGAGGACCTGCAAAAAAAATACGCCGACGACAAGCAGCGCCTAAATACCGAGATGATGGCGCTTTACAAGACCCACGGCGTCAACCCGGTAGCGGGATGCCTGCCCATGTTGCTGCAAATGCCGATCTGGTTCGCGCTCTATCGCATGCTGTCGACCGCCGGCGAGCTCTATCACGCGAAATTTTTCTGGCTCTCGGACCTCACCGCAGCCGATCCGCTCTACATCCTTCCCGTCGTGCTCACCGGCACGATGTTTATCCAATCGCGCCTGACGCCGGTCGCTGGCGATGCCATGCAGCAGAAGATGCTGATGTACGGCATGCCGCTGCTATTTGGCGTGATGTCGTTCTTTTTTCCGTCGGGCCTTAGCGTCTACATCCTCACCAATACGCTGCTCACCATCGGCCATACCATGTACATGAACCGCAACAACCCCGCGGCGATCAGCGCGCCAGCCGGTGGTGGTGGTGGTGCCTTGGCGACGGTTAGCGGCGTCATTGACAGCGACGACGAGGGCTCCACCGACGTGCTCGCCGCCGCGCCATCAAATGGCGACCTGCGCAAGCAAGGCGCGGGCAAATCCCCTTCCAAACAGCAACCGCGCAACAAGCGCAAAACCAACTAG
- the dnaN gene encoding DNA polymerase III subunit beta: protein MEFTIAKSEFLRGLRIAQSIADRKSTMPMLANVLLRATSAGGLSIAATDLNVSVSANLKATVAKEGGLTVEAKALHDLVAAAPGDNVTLRKADNNWAEVKAGKATYKLVGMSDRDFPRVPDAKEATLAPISGAILREMADRTLFSVCNDETRFHLNGIFFESNGQTSRMVSTDGHRLSKVERQIAAGPVLAAGVIIPKKGMVELRKLADTASECQIAIKSPYVYLVADDMTLAIKLIDAQFPPYEQVIPKTHKRTAVVSRTALVDALRRTQLMSSENRGVKFAFDAATLTVTSDNPDRGEVREEVEIALDGEPITIGFNPKYVVEMLQQVTAEKVAIELGTETDPAVIRPQSDEAYLGLVMPMKL, encoded by the coding sequence ATGGAATTCACCATCGCAAAATCCGAATTTCTTCGCGGTCTCCGCATCGCGCAAAGCATCGCCGATCGAAAAAGCACGATGCCCATGCTGGCAAATGTGTTATTGCGCGCCACCTCGGCGGGAGGCCTCTCCATCGCCGCAACGGATCTCAACGTGTCAGTCAGCGCCAACCTCAAAGCCACGGTCGCCAAAGAAGGCGGCCTAACCGTCGAAGCCAAAGCGCTGCACGATTTGGTCGCCGCCGCCCCGGGTGACAACGTCACCTTGCGCAAGGCCGATAACAACTGGGCCGAAGTTAAAGCGGGCAAGGCTACCTACAAATTGGTCGGGATGTCCGACCGCGATTTTCCGCGCGTGCCCGATGCCAAGGAAGCAACCTTGGCACCCATCAGCGGCGCCATCTTGCGTGAAATGGCCGACCGCACGCTGTTTTCTGTCTGCAACGACGAAACCCGGTTTCACCTCAACGGCATATTCTTCGAAAGCAACGGACAAACCTCGCGCATGGTTTCTACCGACGGCCATCGCTTAAGCAAGGTCGAACGTCAAATCGCCGCGGGCCCGGTGCTCGCCGCGGGCGTTATCATTCCCAAAAAAGGAATGGTCGAATTGCGCAAGCTCGCTGACACCGCGAGCGAATGCCAGATCGCGATCAAGAGTCCTTACGTGTACCTCGTAGCCGATGACATGACGCTCGCGATCAAGCTCATCGATGCGCAGTTTCCACCGTATGAGCAGGTGATCCCAAAAACGCACAAACGAACCGCCGTGGTTAGTAGGACGGCGCTGGTGGATGCCCTGAGGCGCACGCAGCTCATGTCCTCTGAAAACCGTGGCGTCAAGTTTGCGTTCGACGCGGCCACGCTCACCGTGACTAGTGACAACCCTGATCGCGGCGAGGTGCGAGAAGAGGTCGAAATAGCCCTCGATGGCGAACCCATTACCATCGGCTTTAACCCAAAATATGTCGTCGAAATGCTGCAGCAAGTGACCGCTGAAAAAGTAGCGATCGAACTCGGCACGGAAACCGATCCTGCCGTGATTAGGCCGCAAAGCGACGAGGCATATCTTGGCCTCGTTATGCCGATGAAACTGTAA